In bacterium YEK0313, one genomic interval encodes:
- the rlmE gene encoding Ribosomal RNA large subunit methyltransferase E translates to MSARSGGGGRELTVRLKTAKKRTTSQQRWLERQLNDPYVARAKRDGWRSRAAYKLIEIDDKVRLLKPGQRIVDLGAAPGGWLQVAAKRIGLEKGQGKIVGIDLLAIDPVPGVAFIQGDFTAEDAPDRLKELLGGEADVVLSDMAANATGHKQTDHLKIVYLAELAIDFARQVLAPGGHFLCKVLQGGTEGQLLADLKRDFTTVKHIKPQASRADSSELYVLAMGYRGRPAAGSGD, encoded by the coding sequence ATGAGCGCCAGATCGGGCGGTGGCGGCCGCGAGCTGACGGTCAGGCTGAAGACCGCCAAGAAACGCACCACCAGCCAGCAGCGCTGGCTGGAGCGGCAGCTCAACGACCCCTATGTGGCCCGTGCCAAGCGCGACGGCTGGCGCTCGCGCGCCGCCTACAAGCTGATCGAGATCGACGACAAGGTGCGGCTCCTCAAGCCGGGGCAACGGATCGTCGATCTCGGCGCCGCGCCCGGTGGCTGGCTGCAGGTGGCGGCCAAACGCATCGGCCTCGAGAAAGGGCAGGGCAAGATCGTCGGCATCGACCTGCTCGCCATCGACCCGGTGCCGGGCGTCGCCTTCATCCAGGGCGACTTCACCGCCGAGGATGCGCCGGACCGGCTGAAGGAGCTGCTCGGCGGCGAAGCCGATGTCGTCCTCTCGGACATGGCCGCCAATGCCACCGGCCACAAGCAGACCGACCACCTGAAGATCGTCTATCTCGCCGAGCTCGCCATCGATTTCGCCCGGCAGGTGCTGGCCCCCGGCGGCCATTTCCTGTGCAAGGTGCTGCAGGGCGGCACCGAAGGCCAACTGCTGGCCGACCTGAAGCGCGATTTCACGACCGTCAAGCACATCAAGCCGCAGGCGAGCCGGGCCGATTCGAGCGAGCTCTACGTGCTCGCCATGGGCTATCGTGGCCGGCCAGCCGCCGGCTCGGGCGACTGA
- a CDS encoding N-formyl-4-amino-5-aminomethyl-2-methylpyrimidinedeformylase translates to MSLDAALAAKILKAVDDNFDRQMALTADLVRFASQRGAEGPCQDFVQGQMEQRGWVIDRFPMDEAAIGRHPGGSPFAPDHSKAPIVVGIHRPKQETGRSLILQSHVDVVPPGPASMWTRPAFEPHVEGDWFYGRGGADMKAGHAAMFAVFDALKTIGLQPASTVTVQSVVEEEATGNGALQCHLRGYRADAVLIPEPEEEKLIRANAGVLWFRVEVAGLPVHVSHAGSGQNAIEAAFGLIAALRGLEADWNAKKGEHALFADDPHPINLNIGKIEGGDWASSVPAWCSFDCRIAIYPGERPEAMQRAVEATIQAASRNDRFLSNNPPRVVWNGFTTEGYVLEPGSEAEATLGRAHEAATGRPLETMVTPAYLDTRVYALYDQVPALCYGPISENIHGFDERFSVASMRRVTRTMALFVAEWCGVEPI, encoded by the coding sequence ATGTCACTTGATGCTGCCCTGGCCGCGAAAATCCTGAAGGCGGTGGACGACAATTTCGACCGCCAGATGGCGCTGACGGCCGATCTCGTCCGCTTTGCCTCGCAGCGCGGCGCGGAAGGCCCCTGTCAGGATTTCGTGCAGGGCCAGATGGAGCAGCGCGGCTGGGTCATCGACCGCTTCCCCATGGACGAGGCCGCGATCGGCCGCCATCCCGGCGGCTCGCCCTTCGCACCGGACCATTCGAAGGCGCCCATCGTCGTCGGCATCCACCGGCCGAAGCAGGAGACCGGCCGCAGCCTGATCCTGCAGAGCCATGTCGACGTCGTGCCGCCGGGCCCGGCCTCCATGTGGACGCGGCCGGCCTTCGAGCCGCATGTCGAAGGCGACTGGTTCTATGGCCGCGGCGGCGCAGACATGAAGGCCGGCCATGCCGCCATGTTCGCCGTGTTCGACGCCCTGAAGACGATCGGCCTGCAGCCGGCCTCGACCGTCACCGTCCAGTCGGTGGTGGAGGAGGAAGCGACCGGCAACGGTGCGCTGCAGTGCCACCTGCGCGGCTACCGCGCCGATGCCGTGCTGATCCCGGAGCCGGAGGAGGAAAAGCTCATCCGCGCCAATGCCGGCGTCCTCTGGTTCCGCGTCGAGGTGGCCGGCCTGCCGGTGCATGTCAGCCATGCCGGCTCGGGCCAGAACGCCATCGAGGCCGCCTTCGGCCTGATCGCCGCGCTGCGCGGCCTCGAGGCCGACTGGAACGCGAAGAAGGGCGAGCACGCCCTGTTCGCCGACGACCCGCACCCGATCAACCTGAATATCGGCAAGATCGAGGGCGGCGACTGGGCCTCCTCCGTGCCGGCCTGGTGCAGCTTCGACTGCCGCATCGCCATCTATCCGGGCGAGCGGCCGGAGGCCATGCAGCGCGCGGTGGAGGCGACCATCCAGGCCGCCTCGCGCAACGACCGCTTCCTGTCCAACAATCCGCCACGCGTCGTCTGGAACGGCTTCACCACCGAAGGCTACGTCCTGGAGCCGGGCTCGGAGGCCGAGGCGACCCTGGGCCGGGCGCACGAGGCGGCGACAGGCAGGCCGCTCGAGACCATGGTGACCCCGGCCTATCTCGATACCCGCGTCTACGCGCTCTACGATCAGGTGCCGGCGCTCTGCTACGGGCCGATCTCGGAAAACATCCACGGCTTCGACGAGCGCTTTTCGGTCGCCAGCATGCGCCGCGTCACCCGCACGATGGCCCTGTTCGTCGCCGAATGGTGCGGCGTCGAGCCGATCTGA
- the gppA_1 gene encoding Guanosine-5'-triphosphate,3'-diphosphate pyrophosphatase, which yields MAHEPQDGGSPGESGVQPAAPAAVARGGSVAEPGRPPRRLYAALDLGTNNCRLLVAKPEGASFRVVDAFSRIVRLGEGLAQTGRLSEAAMDRAVEALKVCRAKLQDKQVARARLIATEACRAAENGAIFIDRVRQETGLRLEIVDRQTEAHLAAQGCAPLADPRARGVILFDIGGGSSELVWLLPRGPGRSGGPPSADILGWTSLPVGVVTLAERHGGQRVTRESFARMVDEVADMVACFAHREAIRGQLQHLHMLGTSGTVTTLAGVHLGLVKYDRRRVDGAWLAAGEVDIILQQLLDMSYEQRIGHPCIGAERADLVLAGCAILEGMRRHFPCERLRVADRGLREGILVGLMRADGVWRRPFYRNHDGDRR from the coding sequence ATGGCCCACGAACCGCAGGATGGCGGTTCGCCGGGGGAATCGGGCGTGCAGCCGGCGGCGCCAGCCGCGGTTGCGCGCGGTGGGTCTGTGGCCGAGCCCGGCCGCCCGCCGCGGCGGCTCTATGCCGCGCTCGACCTCGGAACGAACAATTGCCGCCTTCTGGTGGCCAAGCCCGAAGGGGCGAGCTTCCGGGTGGTCGATGCCTTCTCGCGCATCGTCCGCCTCGGCGAAGGTCTGGCCCAGACCGGTCGGCTCAGCGAAGCGGCCATGGACCGTGCCGTCGAGGCGCTGAAGGTCTGCCGGGCCAAGCTGCAGGACAAGCAGGTGGCACGGGCGCGGCTGATCGCGACCGAAGCCTGCCGCGCGGCGGAGAACGGCGCCATCTTCATCGACCGCGTCCGGCAGGAAACCGGCCTCAGGCTCGAAATCGTCGACCGCCAGACCGAGGCCCATCTGGCCGCGCAGGGCTGCGCTCCGCTCGCCGATCCGCGCGCCCGCGGCGTGATTCTGTTCGACATCGGCGGCGGTTCGTCCGAGCTCGTCTGGCTGCTGCCGCGCGGGCCCGGACGCTCCGGCGGACCGCCGAGCGCCGACATCCTCGGCTGGACCTCGCTGCCTGTGGGCGTCGTGACGCTCGCCGAGCGCCATGGCGGCCAGCGCGTGACGCGCGAAAGCTTCGCGCGCATGGTCGACGAGGTCGCCGACATGGTGGCCTGCTTCGCCCATCGCGAGGCGATCCGCGGCCAGTTGCAGCACCTGCACATGCTGGGCACGTCGGGCACGGTCACGACGCTGGCCGGCGTCCATCTCGGCCTCGTCAAATATGACCGCCGCCGCGTCGACGGCGCCTGGCTCGCGGCGGGCGAGGTCGACATCATCCTGCAGCAGCTCCTGGACATGAGCTACGAGCAGCGGATTGGCCATCCCTGCATCGGCGCGGAGCGCGCCGACCTGGTGCTGGCCGGCTGCGCGATCCTGGAAGGCATGCGCCGCCACTTCCCGTGCGAGCGCCTGCGGGTGGCCGACCGGGGCCTGCGCGAGGGCATTCTCGTCGGCCTGATGCGCGCCGACGGCGTCTGGCGGCGGCCTTTCTACCGAAATCATGACGGAGACCGGCGATGA
- a CDS encoding hypothetical protein (Stringent starvation protein A homolog) produces MTRMRLYSGPLSMFGAKAEIAAREKALEFDLVMVPFDMDRLYEPKHAEVQRINPKRQVPVLIDGDLEIFDSTQIFEYVEHLRPEPALWPAAPAARARARLLEHMSDEVYFPAIIRLMGLQGWLDEEPAQTALAAAASFYRDMEARIADRPFLAGDYSFADIAFFMAQLFGERMGARLTDDQPKLMAWRARVLERPAVRAVVGPMVAYLVSVGRRVPPHLASLVPQTSMP; encoded by the coding sequence ATGACGCGCATGCGGCTTTATTCCGGACCGCTCAGCATGTTCGGCGCCAAGGCCGAGATCGCCGCGCGCGAGAAGGCGCTCGAGTTCGATCTCGTCATGGTGCCTTTCGACATGGACCGGCTCTACGAGCCCAAACATGCCGAGGTCCAGCGCATCAATCCGAAGCGCCAGGTGCCGGTGCTGATCGACGGCGACCTCGAAATCTTCGATTCGACACAGATCTTCGAATATGTCGAGCACCTGCGGCCGGAGCCGGCGCTATGGCCGGCGGCACCGGCCGCAAGAGCCCGTGCCCGCCTTCTCGAGCACATGTCGGACGAAGTCTATTTCCCCGCCATCATCAGGCTGATGGGCCTGCAGGGGTGGCTCGACGAGGAGCCCGCGCAGACCGCGCTCGCCGCTGCGGCCAGCTTCTACCGGGACATGGAGGCGAGGATCGCCGACCGGCCGTTCCTCGCCGGCGACTATTCCTTTGCCGACATCGCCTTCTTCATGGCGCAGCTCTTCGGCGAGCGCATGGGCGCCCGCCTCACCGACGACCAGCCGAAGCTCATGGCCTGGCGCGCGCGCGTGCTGGAGCGGCCGGCCGTGCGCGCCGTCGTCGGCCCGATGGTGGCCTATCTCGTTTCGGTCGGTCGGCGCGTTCCGCCCCATCTCGCGTCGCTCGTGCCACAGACATCGATGCCTTGA
- the mrcA_3 gene encoding Penicillin-binding protein 1A, with the protein MEPLRPIRSAEDHRRALDAIRAAIGAEPGSAEADRLEVLAILVADYERLSTAIPPADPVAVLELAMQAQGRSQSDLAAVLESRSRASEVLGRRRMLSAAMAERLSAAWSIPLDLLSRPYAVAGGRMARWTRRTAVAGAMVLIAFGMGGGALVAIHGQDLPEVGQLATYRPQTVLRRDASGRLLERRDFVPLDMIPAHVVKAFLAAEDRRFFDHGGTSLPAIARAAVRNIVNRGEDPEGGSTITQQVAKNLLLAAEPRSLGRKVREAILAGRIEAALSKERILEIYLNQIYFGGAAYGVAAAADTYFGKPLAALSVAEAASLAALPKAPNLYRIDLADNAGRARARRDWVLGRMASDGMITETAAVLARAEPLRQP; encoded by the coding sequence ATGGAGCCGCTGAGACCGATCCGTTCCGCCGAGGACCACCGGCGGGCGCTGGACGCGATCCGCGCCGCGATCGGGGCTGAGCCGGGATCGGCCGAAGCCGACCGGCTGGAGGTGCTGGCGATCCTGGTCGCGGACTACGAGCGGCTTAGCACCGCCATCCCGCCGGCCGATCCCGTGGCCGTGCTGGAACTTGCCATGCAGGCGCAGGGCCGCTCGCAGAGCGACCTTGCGGCCGTGCTCGAGTCGCGCTCGCGCGCCTCCGAGGTGCTCGGACGGCGGCGCATGCTGTCGGCCGCGATGGCGGAACGGCTTTCGGCCGCCTGGTCGATCCCGCTCGACCTCCTGAGCCGACCCTACGCGGTTGCCGGCGGGCGCATGGCGCGCTGGACCCGCCGCACCGCCGTGGCTGGCGCCATGGTGCTCATCGCCTTCGGGATGGGTGGCGGCGCGCTCGTCGCGATCCACGGCCAGGACCTGCCGGAAGTCGGCCAGCTCGCAACCTACCGCCCGCAGACAGTGCTGCGCCGCGACGCTTCCGGCCGGCTGCTCGAGCGGCGCGACTTCGTCCCGCTCGACATGATTCCGGCCCATGTCGTGAAGGCTTTCCTTGCGGCCGAGGACCGGCGCTTCTTCGATCACGGCGGCACCAGCCTGCCGGCGATTGCCCGGGCGGCCGTCCGCAACATCGTCAACCGGGGCGAGGATCCCGAAGGCGGCTCCACGATCACCCAGCAGGTGGCGAAGAACCTGCTGCTGGCGGCCGAGCCGCGCTCGCTCGGTCGCAAGGTGCGCGAGGCGATCCTCGCCGGCCGGATCGAGGCGGCGCTCTCCAAGGAGCGAATCCTCGAGATCTATCTGAACCAGATCTATTTCGGCGGCGCGGCCTATGGCGTCGCCGCCGCCGCCGACACCTATTTCGGCAAGCCGCTCGCCGCGCTCAGCGTTGCCGAAGCGGCTTCGCTCGCCGCGCTGCCGAAGGCGCCGAATCTCTACCGCATCGATCTCGCCGACAATGCCGGGCGGGCGAGGGCCCGGCGAGACTGGGTGCTCGGCCGGATGGCGAGCGACGGCATGATCACCGAGACCGCGGCTGTGCTCGCCAGGGCCGAGCCGCTGCGCCAGCCCTGA
- the chaA_1 gene encoding Sodium/proton antiporter ChaA produces the protein MPIVILRLVVAWASVAAFFVLGDALLGRLDQWIVALAIFAWLLAVIMWAAFGVVHEAEILAHRLGEPYGTLILTLAIVIIEVALISAVMLGAKGAPTLGRDTMFAVLMIVLNGVVGVGLLIGGMKHFSQRYSLKGASSYLAIIIPLSVIPLILPNFTTSTNDGTLTSFQAISFSIFMIALYGAFLLLQTGRHAEFYREPPSDDPQAAPAEAGHDHGDAGGPLAKPVLLLLLNILPIVLLAKSLAKVLDFGIARLGAPPALGGILIAMVVFTPECITALRAITANQLQRAINLCLGAAASTLGLTVPAVLAIGVLTGQNVVLGLSPTNMILLAMTLVLSTLTFTGTRTTMLEGAVHLGVFFVFLVLVFSP, from the coding sequence ATGCCGATCGTCATTCTCCGCCTCGTCGTCGCATGGGCCAGCGTCGCCGCGTTTTTTGTTCTCGGTGACGCGCTGCTCGGACGCCTCGACCAGTGGATCGTCGCGCTCGCGATCTTCGCCTGGCTGCTGGCGGTGATCATGTGGGCCGCCTTCGGCGTCGTCCACGAGGCGGAGATCCTGGCCCATCGACTGGGCGAGCCCTACGGCACGCTGATTCTCACATTGGCCATCGTGATCATCGAGGTCGCCCTGATCTCGGCGGTGATGCTGGGCGCCAAGGGCGCCCCGACGCTCGGGCGCGACACCATGTTCGCGGTCCTGATGATCGTGCTCAACGGGGTGGTCGGCGTCGGGCTGCTGATCGGTGGAATGAAGCATTTCTCCCAGCGCTACAGCCTGAAGGGCGCCTCGTCCTATCTTGCCATCATCATTCCGCTCTCGGTCATTCCGCTCATCCTGCCGAATTTCACGACCTCCACCAATGACGGCACCCTGACCTCGTTCCAGGCGATCAGCTTCTCCATCTTCATGATCGCCCTCTACGGCGCCTTCCTGCTGCTGCAGACCGGCCGGCATGCCGAATTCTACCGCGAGCCGCCTTCGGACGACCCGCAGGCGGCGCCGGCGGAGGCCGGACACGACCATGGCGATGCCGGCGGCCCGCTCGCCAAGCCGGTCCTGCTTCTCCTGCTCAACATCCTGCCGATCGTCCTGCTGGCTAAAAGCCTCGCCAAGGTTCTGGATTTCGGCATTGCCCGCCTCGGTGCCCCGCCGGCGCTCGGCGGCATCCTGATCGCCATGGTGGTGTTCACGCCCGAATGCATCACCGCGCTCAGGGCCATTACGGCGAACCAGTTGCAGCGCGCGATCAATCTCTGCCTCGGCGCGGCGGCCTCGACCCTCGGCCTCACCGTTCCGGCCGTGCTCGCCATCGGCGTCCTGACCGGCCAGAACGTCGTGCTCGGCCTGTCGCCGACCAACATGATCCTGCTCGCGATGACGCTGGTCCTGTCGACGCTCACCTTCACGGGCACCCGGACGACCATGCTCGAAGGCGCCGTGCATCTCGGCGTGTTCTTCGTGTTCCTGGTGCTGGTCTTCAGCCCGTGA
- the aphA_2 gene encoding Acetylpolyamine aminohydrolase: MKAAFSDLHRGHDPKRFVLRGKFAPGEERPERADRLMAGLEVGRHSLHPAESFGQGPRLGVHSVDYLRFLEEAAEEWKALADASDEVLGNVHPVRRGGTLPTSLTGRAGWYMQDMACGIGPGTWTAAAAATDVAITAAEFVIEGERAAYALCRPPGHHAYRDAAGGHCFINNTAVTAQYLRSVHDRVAVLDIDIHHGNGTQDIFYDRPDVLTVSVHADPNRFYPFFWGHAHERGTGAGEGFNLNLPVPHGADDAAYVAAIEQSARTIAAFDPGVLVIALGLDASADDPFGGAKVTADGFRAAGAAIARMGLPTLFVQEGGYLSDNLGPNLTAVLGGFEATA, from the coding sequence ATGAAAGCCGCCTTCTCCGATCTGCACCGTGGCCACGATCCGAAGCGTTTCGTCCTGCGCGGCAAGTTCGCGCCGGGCGAGGAGCGCCCCGAGCGTGCCGATCGCCTGATGGCGGGCCTCGAGGTGGGCCGCCACAGCCTTCATCCGGCGGAGAGCTTCGGCCAGGGGCCGCGCCTCGGCGTCCATTCGGTCGACTATCTGCGCTTCCTGGAAGAGGCGGCGGAGGAATGGAAGGCGCTCGCCGACGCGTCCGACGAGGTGCTCGGCAATGTCCATCCGGTGCGCCGCGGCGGCACGCTGCCGACCTCGCTGACCGGCCGTGCCGGCTGGTACATGCAGGACATGGCCTGCGGCATCGGACCCGGGACCTGGACCGCGGCGGCTGCGGCCACCGACGTCGCCATCACCGCCGCCGAATTCGTCATCGAGGGTGAGCGCGCCGCCTATGCGCTGTGCCGCCCGCCCGGCCACCATGCCTACCGCGATGCGGCCGGCGGCCACTGCTTCATCAACAACACGGCCGTCACCGCGCAATATCTCAGGTCCGTGCACGACCGGGTGGCGGTGCTCGACATCGACATCCACCATGGCAACGGCACGCAGGACATCTTCTACGACCGGCCCGACGTGCTGACCGTTTCGGTCCATGCCGATCCGAACCGCTTCTATCCCTTCTTCTGGGGCCACGCCCATGAACGCGGGACAGGGGCGGGCGAAGGCTTCAACCTCAACCTGCCGGTGCCGCACGGCGCCGACGACGCGGCCTATGTCGCGGCGATCGAGCAGTCGGCGCGCACCATCGCCGCCTTCGACCCCGGCGTGCTGGTCATCGCGCTCGGCCTCGACGCCTCGGCCGACGACCCGTTCGGCGGCGCCAAGGTGACGGCGGACGGCTTCCGCGCCGCCGGCGCGGCCATTGCGCGCATGGGCCTGCCGACGCTGTTCGTGCAGGAGGGCGGCTATCTCTCCGACAATCTCGGGCCGAACCTCACCGCCGTGCTCGGCGGCTTCGAGGCGACGGCCTGA